GGAATGTCATTATTTAAAAAGAATTTAATAAAATGAATAAAACAAATTTAGCAATTATAATTTATGTTATCGGTATTATTATTGGCATGTTTGTATTAGATATTTGGAGTGCTGAAACTAGTCCTAAAGCTATTTTAGGAATGATTTGGACAGCTCTTTTTGCGATAGCTTTATATTACGCTGAAAAAAAAGAAAATTAATTTAATTTTAAATTATTTTTTAGTTGAAGAATTCGATTTCGTATTTTTAATAGTTTTTCTTTTAAATGGATTATTAGAGTTAGAAGAAAAATTATTTTTAAATCGTGCGTAGTTTTGCTTTTGCGCTTGTTTCATTGCTCTTTTTGAAGACATAATTTAATTTGATATAATTATACTCACATTGTCTCAATTGATCCAATAATTTCGTAATTTTTATCAGAAACAACTATTTCACCCGAGCTTACTGCTATATTTAACATCGATGAAATAACGACATAATGTGTAACTAAAATTAAATTTTTATTACTTTTCCAATTTTTTATATATTTCTTAAGATCCTTAATTTGTCTTTTCTCATTTTTAGCAAATTTTGTAGAATAAAAAGAATTTAATGCATCAAATGTTTCAAAATTATTAAAGGCAAATTTTGCAGTATCTTTACACCTACACCACTCGCTCGATAAAACTTTATCAATTTTAATTTTTTTTGTTTTAAAAAATTCTCCAATATATTTTGATTGAGTAATGCCCTCATCATTTAAATTTCTTTGTGTAGAACAATCATTTATATCAAAATTTTCTGGATCACCTCCACCAGGTGCATAAGCATGTCTAATAAATATTATTTTACCACCCTCTTCTAAACTTTCTAAAATTTTATCCTCAGAAAATACTTGGTTTGAAAATACTAAAGATATAATGATTAATAAAAATAATTTAAATATTTTCATTTAATGAAAAAAAATTTTAATAAACTTAATAATTCTATTATTAAATGTATCAAATGCAAAAGACTAGTTAATTTTAGAACGAAAATTTCTATTCAAAAACGAAAACAATTTATTAATGAAAAATATTGGGGAAAGCCAATTACAGGCTATGGAGACACAAATGGAAAAATTTTGCTTGTTGGATTAGCTCCAGCAGCTCATGGTGGAAATAGAACGGGAAGGGTTTTTACAGGCGATAAATCGTCAGATTTTTT
The Candidatus Pelagibacter sp. RS40 DNA segment above includes these coding regions:
- a CDS encoding histidine phosphatase family protein translates to MKIFKLFLLIIISLVFSNQVFSEDKILESLEEGGKIIFIRHAYAPGGGDPENFDINDCSTQRNLNDEGITQSKYIGEFFKTKKIKIDKVLSSEWCRCKDTAKFAFNNFETFDALNSFYSTKFAKNEKRQIKDLKKYIKNWKSNKNLILVTHYVVISSMLNIAVSSGEIVVSDKNYEIIGSIETM